GACATCCTGATGAACGAAGGCCAAGGCGCCCCGCCGTGTGGATCGCGCAACAGTCTCGGAGAATCTCGCAGACGCCGAACTACCAGACCTAATCAACACAGGGTCTAAACCGGGGATGTTACATAGCGGAGATCGCAACAGGTTTCCAAGGAGCACGCGATCGCTATTCGACGTACAAATGATCTGCTGAATCATCTAAAGACTAGGGCTTACAAAATTACACTGCTCGAAGCGTCTTCCGATACACTTGATCTACAGCTTGGGCATAAGACTGATTGGAAAAAGTACGACGAGCACGGAGCGCGACGGCGCGGGCGCGCTCCACCCGCGAATCATAGTTGCTTATAGTCTCGATAATTGCGTGGGCCAGATCTTGAGGGTTTCTTTCTGCAAGATATCCCCATGCGCCACCCCTGAGCAACTCATTTGTTGCACCCCCCTGTGTTGCGACTATGGGGATTCCCAGCACAAGCGACTCTGCGGTTACGCGACCCATTGCTTCGTTCTCGGAGCATACAAGGCTGATGTCAAAACCTCTCAGGCAGTCAAACGGGTTTTCCACCCTTCCCAGTACCGACACATGGGATTTAACACCATGGGTGTCGATCAACCCAGAAAGCCAGTCAACGTCGCCGGACCCCACGAACGACAAACTTGCCTCAATCCCCTTGTCCAACATATCCCTAAGGGCCCCAATAGCAATCTGTTGACCTTTTGAAGGGTGAATCCCGCCGATCATACAAAGGCTTGCTGACCCACCGGAGTAGCGGGACTCAAAAAACGGGGGAGGTGCCGCCTCATCGAAGACTCCATTATAGATTCTGCATACTGGCGTTTCTGCATTACATATGAGTTGTTTCGCAAACGACATCACTGCTTTAGAGACACAGATTAGGCGGCTGGCGCGAGCTAAGCTGCGACCGACATGCGCCCAACCATTAACGGGCTCGCCGAGTTGGCTTGCGGGTAGCTCGCGAATATGCCAGACGTGAGGCAGGGAAAGCGCATGGGCGCTGAGAGCGCCGATGTCCGAGACAAGCGAGTTCGTATGTACCAGGTTGATTCCGTCTGCTGCCATGGCTCTGCATAGGTTTCTGGCAGCACGGCGACTAGACAGCGAAAAGCGTAGCTGCCGTGCTCGATTACTCAAGGCGCGTCGCGACGGCACATGAAAGGAATTTCTGTAAGGGATTGTACGAATAGCGACTCCTAGGTCGGATACCACAGCCGTAAACCCATCTCGACGCGGCGCATAAACGAAAAACTCATAGCAATCGAGAAGTTGCGATATAAGAGCAAGCGCCGACCTGCCTGCCCCACTCAGCTTATTGGAGTTAACGCCGTGTGCGATGAGCGCGATTCTTGGCCGACTTTTCA
This portion of the Thioflavicoccus mobilis 8321 genome encodes:
- a CDS encoding glycosyltransferase translates to MQFSAELESTRLPLSPFLHPFEMKSRPRIALIAHGVNSNKLSGAGRSALALISQLLDCYEFFVYAPRRDGFTAVVSDLGVAIRTIPYRNSFHVPSRRALSNRARQLRFSLSSRRAARNLCRAMAADGINLVHTNSLVSDIGALSAHALSLPHVWHIRELPASQLGEPVNGWAHVGRSLARASRLICVSKAVMSFAKQLICNAETPVCRIYNGVFDEAAPPPFFESRYSGGSASLCMIGGIHPSKGQQIAIGALRDMLDKGIEASLSFVGSGDVDWLSGLIDTHGVKSHVSVLGRVENPFDCLRGFDISLVCSENEAMGRVTAESLVLGIPIVATQGGATNELLRGGAWGYLAERNPQDLAHAIIETISNYDSRVERARAVALRARRTFSNQSYAQAVDQVYRKTLRAV